The Cydia splendana chromosome Z, ilCydSple1.2, whole genome shotgun sequence genome window below encodes:
- the LOC134804484 gene encoding LIM homeobox transcription factor 1-beta, protein MDKMLEFYTNMNAGLMQDGMQPPLSCSGRTELSASIKREKIVEICEGCGQKIQDRYLMRVGELSWHEHCLSCCVCGCPLAHTCFTRNAKLYCKPDYDRLFGVKCTRCGDRLLPQEMVMRAQQYVFHIQCFVCVMCCQPLQKGEQYVIRAGQIFCRQDFEKEMYLMQHAEDDMIIDDSERPRDGRRGPKRPRTILTSAQRRQFKASFEVSPKPCRKVREALAKDTGLSVRVVQVWFQNQRAKMKKIQRKAKQEGDKNNDKDKDKDEKSIKQESPSSEHGNYLGLDGSYSASSQPLNPNLPYSPDDYPAHSGDSFCSSDISLDGSNFDQLDEGASDTMSLQNLEVQHHSHQHGGHTAHEPLNLGTGAVVNPIDKLYLMQNSYFSTDH, encoded by the exons AACTCAGCGCAAGTATCAAACGGGAAAAAATAGTGGAAATCTGCGAAGGATGCGGACAAAAGATACAAGACAGATACCTAATGCGGGTCGGAGAGCTGTCGTGGCACGAGCACTGCCTCAGCTGCTGCGTGTGTGGCTGCCCGCTCGCGCACACCTGCTTCACGCGCAACGCCAAGCTCTACTGTAAACCCGACTACGACAG ATTGTTTGGAGTAAAATGCACGAGATGCGGTGATCGCCTCCTTCCACAAGAAATGGTCATGCGAGCTCAACAGTACGTTTTCCACATTCAGTGCTTCGTGTGCGTCATGTGCTGCCAACCTCTTCAAAAAGGCGAACAGTACGTGATAAGGGCTGGCCAAATATTTTGTCGACAAGACTTTGAAAAAGAAATGTACCTGATGCAGCACGCAGAAGATGACATGATTATAGACGACTCGGAGCGGCCGCGGGACGGACGCCGAGGACCGAAGCGCCCTCGCACTATTTTAACATCTGCCCAAAGGAGGCAGTTCAAAGCGTCCTTCGAAGTTAGTCCTAAACCGTGCCGCAAAGTTAGAGAAGCTCTCGCAAAAGACACTGGCTTGAGTGTGCGAGTAGTACAAGTATGGTTTCAAAACCAGAGagctaaaatgaaaaaaatccaaAGAAAAGCAAAGCAAGAGGGAGATAAAAATAATGACAAAGATAAAGATAAGGATGAGAAAAGTATCAAACAGGAATCTCCGTCGAGTGAGCATGGGAACTACTTAGGGCTTGACGGATCCTACTCAGCGTCTAGCCAACCCCTTAATCCAAACCTGCCGTACTCACCCGATG ACTATCCTGCACATTCTGGAGACAGTTTTTGCAGTTCAGACATATCACTAGACGGTAGCAACTTCGATCAACTCGACGAAGGTGCTTCCGACACCATGAGTTTACAAAACTTAGAAGTCCAGCATCACTCTCACCAGCACGGCGGACACACTGCTCACGAACCCCTGAACTTAGGCACGGGCGCGGTGGTGAATCCCATAGACAAATTATACCTTATGCAGAATTCGTATTTTAGTACTGATCACTGA